Proteins encoded in a region of the Trichomycterus rosablanca isolate fTriRos1 chromosome 26, fTriRos1.hap1, whole genome shotgun sequence genome:
- the tbx5b gene encoding T-box transcription factor TBX5b encodes MEGVRVHLHEKELWRKFHDVTTEMIITKAGRRMFPSYKVRVTGLNPKAKYILLMDIVSADEHRYKFSENKWLVSGKADPAMPGRLYVHPDSPAPGSHWTKQLVSFHKLKLTNNHLDPFGHIILNSMHKYQPRLHIVKADEKNGFGSSSTMFYTHSFPETSFIAVTSYQNHTITQLKIENNPFAKGFRGNDDTELHRMSGAQRAEYPLVPCSVRPRVTQAPPYTAPPALGPDHTCSVPTGKRGLFSEDKTPPPCGDSASLLTYQISDSPCHSAPYRADVTPQQTRVNTRFQWESYPECSSYSSFPACRDLGAAFYPTPGPLQDVYPQYACDFGVRSQCSMEDYGVYAEQNQPSVNGGVEW; translated from the exons ATGGAGGGCGTCCGGGTTCATCTACATGAGAAGGAGCTGTGGAGGAAGTTTCATGATGTTACCACTGAAATGATCATCACCAAAGCAGGACG TCGAATGTTCCCGTCCTACAAGGTGAGGGTAACAGGTCTGAACCCCAAAGCTAAATATATCCTGCTGATGGACATCGTCTCTGCTGACGAGCATCGCTACAAGTTCTCCGAGAATAAATG GCTGGTGAGCGGTAAAGCAGATCCCGCCATGCCGGGCCGACTCTACGTTCACCCCGATTCTCCTGCGCCAGGATCTCACTGGACCAAACAGCTCGTCTCCTTCCACAAACTCAAACTCACCAACAACCACCTCGACCCCTTCGGCCAC atcaTTTTAAACTCTATGCATAAGTACCAGCCCCGGCTGCACATAGTGAAGGCGGATGAGAAGAACGGCTTCGGTTCCAGCAGTACGATGTTCTACACACACTCGTTCCCCGAGACGTCCTTCATCGCTGTAACGTCCTACCAGAACCACACG ATCACTCAGCTGAAGATCGAGAACAACCCGTTTGCTAAGGGTTTCCGTGGTAACGACGACACCGAGCTGCACCGGATGTCCGGCGCACAGAG GGCGGAGTACCCGCTGGTACCGTGTTCGGTTCGTCCGAGAGTCACCCAGGCTCCGCCCTACACCGCACCACCTGCACTCGGACCAGACCACACCTGCTCGGTGCCCACAG GTAAACGCGGCCTCTTCTCAGAAGACAAAACTCCGCCCCCCTGCGGCGACTCCGCCTCCCTCCTGACCTATCAGATATCAGACTCTCCGTGTCACAGCGCCCCCTACAGGGCGGACGTAACCCCGCAGCAGACCCGCGTGAACACCAGGTTTCAGTGGGAGTCGTACCCAGAATGCTCGTCCTACTCCTCGTTTCCCGCCTGCCGGGATCTGGGCGCGGCCTTTTACCCCACGCCCGGGCCCTTGCAGGACGTCTACCCTCAGTACGCCTGCGATTTCGGCGTCCGATCACAATGCTCGATGGAGGATTACGGCGTGTACGCTGAGCAGAATCAGCCGAGTGTTAACGGCGGCGTGGAGTGgtaa